The genomic stretch GCTAAGCGGTTACGATTGCCGAGCAATATCATTTTGATATTTCAGCCTGCTCATTCTCCAGAATTAAACCCAATTGAGCGCGTTTGGTTATATTTGAAGCAAGGGTTGCGCTTTACTTTACCCAAAAATATGGATGAGTTGCGGCTTTTGGTGAAGAATCGTCTCTCCGAAATGACTAAATCTGTCATTGCTTCCCTTGTCGGTAGAGATTCCATACTGGATGCTCTATCTGTTGCCTCTCTTTTGTGATTTGGTATAAGTTGTTTATTGAACTGAAATAAATCCTAAATTCTGCCCGATTTGTTGCCCCTGCGGGGAAAGTGCAAACTCGATAAATTGTTTGACAACAGGGCTAGTTGTTTTCTTTGCCGCTAAAAATAAACTACGACTGATGGGGTATTTCCCAGCCTTCACGCTATCAATATCTGTTGGGGCTACACCATTAATTGGCAAAATCCTCACGATTTCTTGCTTTTCTACTTGAGTAGTCGTTGCGTAACTAATACCGTTATCTCCGAGATCGCGCAAAATTGCTGTCGTCTCATCTTGTTTCCATGTAATGAAGTTAGCGCTATCAGGCGCGAATTGTTGCCCTGCCAAAACTATACCTATGAATCAAATGTTTCTAATGTTTCCAATTTAAATAGACTTTTCGTTTATTGTGATGAATGGTTATCAATGGCGGGATGCGTCATTCTGATGTCAAGCCTTAATTTTGATAAGTAGCTAGGAACAATTAAATGTAAGCCTAAAAAGCTGTAATGACTGCTGTGTAGGCATTACAGCTTTGAGATTTGTTTTTTAATTATGTCTAAGTATTTAGTTAATTTGGGATAGGGCTTGGCTTATGCTAAGTTGTTACCCCAAATGTGAAAAGCATTTGCAATATTTTTTTGATGGAGTAAGGGTATGAGCGCACAGGATCGAGTTCCCGTAGGTATTATTGGCGCTTCGGGTTATGGTGGCATCCAATTGGTCAGACTGCTCCTAGAGCATCCATTGGTGAACATTACTTACATGGGTGGAAGTGGCTCTGTAGGTCAAAATTTTGCCGATCTATATCCGCACATTGCCCA from Pseudanabaena sp. BC1403 encodes the following:
- a CDS encoding transposase — encoded protein: AKRLRLPSNIILIFQPAHSPELNPIERVWLYLKQGLRFTLPKNMDELRLLVKNRLSEMTKSVIASLVGRDSILDALSVASLL